A DNA window from Calliphora vicina chromosome 1, idCalVici1.1, whole genome shotgun sequence contains the following coding sequences:
- the Rpt5 gene encoding 26S proteasome regulatory subunit 6A-B, which produces MAATLEDKSIWEDGEELGEEVMRMSTDEIVSRTRLMDNEIKIMKSELMRITHEIQAQNDKIKDNTEKIKVNKTLPYLVSNVIELLDMEAQEDEDDGAVQVLDNQRKGKCAVIKTSTRQAYFLPVIGLVDAEKLKPGDLVGVNKDSYLILETLPAEYDARVKAMEVDERPTEQYSDIGGLDKQIQELIEAVVLPMTHKEKFKNLGIHPPKGVLLYGPPGTGKTLLARACAAQTKSTFLKLAGPQLVQMFIGDGAKLVRDAFALAKEKAPAIIFIDELDAIGTKRFDSEKAGDREVQRTMLELLNQLDGFSSTADIKVIAATNRVDILDPALLRSGRLDRKIEFPHPNEEARARIMQIHSRKMNVSSDVNFEELARSTDDFNGAQCKAVCVEAGMIALRRSATQVTHEDFMDAIMEVQAKKKANLNYYA; this is translated from the exons ATGGCCGCAACATTGGAAGACAAATCAATATGGGAAGATGGTGAAGAACTGGGCGAGGAAGTGATGCGTATGTCCACGGATGAAATTGTTAGCAGGACACGCTTGATGGACAATGAGATAAAAATAATGAAGAGTGAGCTTATGCGTATAACCCATGAAATACAGGctcaaaatgataaaattaagGATAACACTGAAAAAATAAAG GTTAATAAAACATTGCCCTATTTAGTGTCAAATGTTATTGAACTTTTGGATATGGAAGCCCAAGAAGACGAAGATGACGGTGCCGTACAAGTGTTGGACAATCAACGCAAGGGAAAGTGTGCTGTAATTAAAACATCCACACGTCAGGCCTACTTTTTGCCAGTCATTGGTCTTGTAGATGCAGAAAAATTGAAACCTGGTGATTTGGTTGGTGTCAACAAAGATTCCTACTTGATATTAGAGACTTTGCCAGCCGAATACGATGCTCGTGTTAAGGCCATGGAAGTAGATGAACGTCCAACAGAACAGTACTCTGATATTGGTGGTTTGGACAAGCAAATCCAAGAGTTAATTGAAGCTGTCGTTCTGCCCATGACGcataaagaaaaattcaaaaatttaggtATTCACCCACCCAAGGGAGTTTTGTTGTATGGACCACCTGGTACGGGAAAAACTCTATTAGCTCGTGCATGTGCCGCTCAAACGAAATCCACATTCTTAAAGTTGGCTGGTCCACAATTGGTGCAGATGTTTATTGGTGATGGTGCCAAATTAGTCAGAGATGCTTTTGCCCTAGCTAAAGAAAAGGCTCCAGCAATTATATTCATTGATGAACTGGATGCTATTGGTACAAAACGTTTCGATTCCGAGAAGGCCGGTGATCGTGAGGTACAACGTACTATGTTGGAGTTGCTTAATCAGCTTGATGGTTTCAGTTCGACTGCCGACATTAAAGTTATTGCTGCCACAAACCGTGTAGACATTTTGGATCCTGCCCTCTTGCGTTCAGGTCGTTTGGATAGGAAAATTGAATTTCCCCATCCTAACGAGGAGGCTCGTGCCCGCATTATGCAAATCCATTCACGTAAAATGAATGTCAGCAGTGATGTTAATTTTGAAGAATTGGCAAGGTCCACTGATGATTTCAATGGTGCCCAATGTAAGGCTGTTTGCGTTGAAGCCGGCATGATTGCTTTGCGTCGTTCAGCAACTCAGGTGACTCATGAAGATTTCATGGATGCCATTATGGAGGTACAAGCCAAGAAGAAGGCCAATTTGAATTATTATGCTTAG
- the LOC135957252 gene encoding cytochrome c oxidase subunit 7A, mitochondrial, producing the protein MLNLSRAVVRSFTTSGAQRTVAKAEVEKGYFEIRKVQEHFQKKDGKPVFLKGSVFDQVLYRLTVALSLVGIGGMGKLFFDLSVPKTD; encoded by the exons atgttgaatttaTCCAGA gCCGTTGTACGCAGTTTCACCACCTCCGGTGCTCAACGCACTGTAGCCAAAGCTGAAGTCGAAAAGGGTTATTTCGAAATCAGAAAAGTTCAAGAACACTTCCAAAAGAAGGATGGCAAACCCGTTTTCTTGAAGGGTTCAGTATTCGATCAAGTCTTGTACCGTCTTACCGTTGCCCTCAGTTTAGTTGGCATTGGTGGTATGGGCAAATTGTTCTTCGACTTGTCTGTACCCAAAACCGATTAG
- the Arl2 gene encoding ADP-ribosylation factor-like protein 2: protein MGFLTVLKKMRQKEKEMRILLLGLDNAGKTTILKRFNGEPIDTISPTLGFNIKTLEHNGYTLNMWDVGGQRSLRSYWRNYFECTDGLVWVVDCADRMRLETCKEELEILLQEERLAGATLLVLANKQDLPGALSANEIKEILQLDNITTHHWLVVGVSAVTGEKLLSAVDWLIDDIAKRIFTLD from the exons ATGGGTTTTCTTacggttttaaagaaaatgaggCAAAAAGAAAAGGAAATGCGTATATTACTGCt GGGTTTGGATAATGCCGGCAAGACTACAATATTGAAAAGATTTAATGGTGAGCCCATCGACACAATATCACCAACACtaggttttaatataaaaacactaGAGCATAATGGTTACACTCTAAATATGTGGGATGTAGGCGGTCAACGTTCATTACGTTCCTACTGGCGTAACTACTTTGAATGTACAGATGGTTTAGTGTGGGTGGTCGACTGTGCTGATCGCATGCGTTTGGAAACATGTAAAGAAGAATTGGAAATTCTATTGCAAGAAGAAAGATTGGCTGGAGCCACTTTGCTAGTATTAGCAAATAAGCAAGATTTGCCTGGTGCTTTATCGGCCAACGAAATCAAAGAG ATTCTGCAATTGGACAATATTACCACACATCATTGGTTAGTTGTAGGAGTTAGTGCAGTTACTGGAGAAAAGCTCTTAAGTGCAGTTGACTGGTTAATAGATGATATAGCTAAACGCATATTTACTTTGGATTGA
- the PNKP gene encoding uncharacterized protein F21D5.5 → MSVAKFLNRSLKDITKETMKRACQLKPLEPEHQLIHLQAGINIVGRNKETGIRDIKCSKQQLELKVDLDTANIRLKVLGINPCGVNGLMALQHTECDLQHGDVVEVVYGRHPFEVVFKPAPEVQANNSKQQLEKSEKVLDDQSETEESVADSWASVENGKMLIFTSKGVKASSKIASYDIDGTIIKTKSGNVFPKTSDDWMLNYPEIPKKLKSLKEDGFKICFFTNQGGIAKGKVNVDEFKVKIKQIIAKLQVPVQVFVATSDGYYRKPLPGMWEHLEKEKNQNFQIKREQSFYVGDAAGRPEVGKGVNKRRKDHSLADRSYAKNLGVPFYTPEEHFLGAKQEEWIRLEFDPTVDTKDLSLLEPMDTKIPSDECEIIVMMGLPGSGKSHFTQYNLAHLGYTVANADILGSTQACLKSCEKSLMSNKSCVVDNTNVDVESRKKFVELAKKYKVNCRCFMMNVSVAQIKHNIAFRQLTDNKHSKINDMIFNMMKKKYTVPTLSEGFAETVKVNLKPEFERADWKRLYKLYLVEK, encoded by the exons ATGTCCGTGGCCAAATTCCTAAATCGTTCGTTAAAAGATATAACCAAAGAAACTATGAAACGCGCTTGTCAATTGAAACCATTGGAACCCGAACATCAACTAATTCACCTACAAGCTGGCATAAATATAGTAGGACGTAATAAGGAAACCGGCATCAGAGATATAAAGTGTTCAAAACAACAGTTGGAACTGAAAGTCGATTTAGATACCGCAAATATACGGTTAAAAGTTTTAGGTATAAATCCTTGTGGTGTAAATGGTTTAATGGCCCTACAGCATACAGAATGTGACCTCCAGCATGGCGATGTAGTGGAGGTTGTTTATGGTCGACATCCATTTGAAGTTGTATTTAAGccagcgccagaagttcaagcAAATAATAGTAAACAACAAttagaaaaatctgaaaaagtaTTAGATGACCAATCGGAAACCGAAGAATCTGTTGCAGATTCTTGGGCATCAGTGGAAAATgggaaaatgttaatttttacaagtaaagGGGTAAAGGCTTCATCAAAAATTGCTTCCTACGACATAGATGGTACCATAATTAAAACCAAATCTGGTAATGTGTTTCCTAAAACAAGTGATGATTGGATGTTAAACTATCCAGAAATTCCTAAGAAACTTAAATCTCTTAAAGAAGAtggttttaaaatatgtttctttACCAATCAGGGTGGTATAGCAAAGGGTAAAGTAAATGTTGACGAGTTTAAGGTTAAGATTAAACAAATCATTGCTAAGCTACAAGTTCCCGTACAAGTATTTGTTGCTACCTCGGATGGTTATTATCGTAAGCCATTACCGGGCATGTGGGAACATTTAGAAAAAGAAAAGAAtcagaattttcaaattaaacgtGAACAAAGCTTTTATGTGGGCGATGCTGCTGGTCGTCCTGAAGTGGGTAAGGGAGTTAATAAACGCCGAAAAGATCATTCATTAGCCGATAGATCATATGCCAAAAATCTTGGAGTACCCTTCTATACTCCAGAAGAACATTTTTTGGGTGCAAAACAAGAAGAATGGATAAGACTTGAATTTGATCCGACTGTGGATACCAAAGATTTGTCGTTACTGGAGCCTATGGATACAAAAATTCCATCAGATGAATGTGAAATTATTGTAATGATGGGTCTTCCAGGATCAG GAAAATCACATTTCACACAATACAACTTAGCGCATCTAGGTTACACTGTAGCAAATGCTGATATATTAGGCAGCACTCAAGCCTGTCTAAAAAGCTGTGAGAAATCTCTAATGTCCAATAAATCATGTGTTGTAGATAATACGAATGTTGATGTTGAATCACGTAAAAAATTTGTAGAGCTCGCTAAGAAATATAAAGTCAATTGTCGCTGTTTTATGATGAACGTTTCCGTGGCGCAGATCAAACACAATATAGCATTTCGACAACTGACCGATAACAAACATTCCAAAATAAATGACATGATTTTTAATATGATGAAAAAGAAATATACTGTTCCCACCCTGTCGGAAGGTTTTGCGGAAACTGTAAAGGTGAATTTAAAACCAGAATTTGAACGTGCTGATTGGAAACGTCTGTACAAATtatatttggtggaaaaataa
- the Tti1 gene encoding TELO2-interacting protein 1 homolog, translated as MTSLEPFVLRIKPAMDAFLRKATKQNVKDLENELAQFNWMHMSIFNIQILVPLVLKLEELSNDNQDIRTGCLQCITLVTSKVYLKELTALRTMLVVVLKQVRECDKASTRQNLSEEIKLASVQCITECFRRSTSDVLEQFYNKDSAMILGQILLTLVEFIEREKYKKLVLSSLECLMSVFYVHDEADRMDVVLRNQVANTIFIFLPKIVTVLYQISIADDTVGESIKISSIKALGRILCVIYEQTTENLIHAKYDVGAFKRLLNESLTYTNDSNDNDILATKKNREQLEQRMKQLQGDGRTQQWIQASSKKLRIIFTQTSQLRSHTSAKIRKEYAEMCCLLMETCSHNLKENFVFMMESVVALTEDEDVHIRNLCCKCIDQLQNNHSNEGIFDENSEQLLDEHLTKLPRIIARCDETEQYTELTFLKGFFKSLSTKKLQLLLSIPHNLEIFCMCLLSALDLQTSSDLLIEEYSLREMDVEGEYLESSKFPWRKFKNLNSERSVKCIREICQILGKTPVLNRIIMDYLLEMLQQHNEAMNETLLILLWLATSKEMNNKFQCKDLNLVKQLLDELLDDKHWHLALEPDNVMQLKVNRHTDWFIDRTPGLYESAVEIRTQDCDSDDETEDLMQKQQKVTIIDAEFNVLHTCIVLDCLGHCALYVGERFDGYIFQTLHNVLLKLAHSNSMVYKAANFALVSIQKSLRFNKAIQLIEGHIDYITYHLNMSLKKTPECKSAVDILSVVLQFSSRNNLPHLELIFETIYNECSKQYESHNVISYLKVFNAFLKHITSWMLSCKLEIKDGQTMHIDDVDNNEINLNENDLLNFWLDILNAARTVNDFEEQDVTMKSSSNSTTSQYCGNNTKEEDVVENNPQLPRHIVMIKSILQQVIRLLTSSEVQLQILSLECLTCGIPLLHDYENELLPLIHSTWSPLVEKFRQKNALVLNRCFSLLEILATNAKDFITKRSLDDVIPFLKNFLQQAATHSAKETITVQTQEYKLQLKLLQEFPNLIECLDLDGKHLNEISEIMSLYLSMEQPKDLQNQAIEYFRKLRQYNGPLIYLIIIKKSHLKMYTDNVRTILESFDTAHKQ; from the exons ATGACTTCCTTAGAACCTTTTGTATTAAGAATTAAACCAGCTATGGATGCATTCCTAAGAAAAGCTaccaaacaaaatgtaaaagacTTGGAAAACGAATTGGCCCAATTCAATTGGATGCACATGagtatatttaatattcaaattctCGTgcctttagttttaaaattggaAGAGCTCAGCAA tgaTAATCAGGATATACGTACCGGTTGTTTACAATGCATTACTCTGGTGACTTCAAAAGTATATTTAAAGGAATTAACAGCATTACGTACTATGCTCGTTGTGGTCCTAAAGCAAGTGCGTGAATGTGATAAAGCATCCACAAGGCAAAATTTAAGTgaagaaataaaattggccAGTGTACAGTGTATAACAGAATGTTTCAGACGTTCAACATCGGATGTATTGGAACAATTTTATAACAAGGATTCAGCCATGATATTGGGACAAATTTTGTTGACTCTGGTGGAATTCATTGAAAGggagaaatacaaaaaattggT tctATCTTCTTTGGAATGTCTAATGAGTGTATTTTATGTACACGATGAAGCTGATCGCATGGATGTCGTTTTACGCAATCAAGTTGCAAATACAATCTTTATTTTCCTACCAAAAATTGTTACAGTTTTATATCAAATTTCAATAGCTGATGATACTGTAGGAGAAAGTattaaaatt TCTTCCATCAAAGCCTTAGGTCGTATATTATGTGTTATTTATGAACAAACTACAGAAAATCTAATACATGCTAAATATGATGTGGGAGCATTTAAGAGACTACTCAACGAAAGTCTAACGTATACTAATGATAGCAATGATAATGATATATTGGCCACTAAAAAGAACCGGGAACAGTTAGAGCAACGCATGAAACAACTACAAGGAGATGGACGCACTCAACAGTGGATACAAGCTTCTTCGAAAAAATTACGTATTATCTTTACGCAAACAAGCCAATTAAGATCGCATACTTCAGCAAAAATACGCAAAGAATATGCTGAAATGTGTTGTCTTCTTATGGAAACATGTTCTCATAATCTTAAGGAAAATTTTGTCTTTATGATGGAATCGGTTGTAGCACTTACAGAAGATGAAGATGTACATATACGTAATCTCTGCTGTAAATGTATAGATCAATTGCAAAATAATCACTCCAATGAGGGGATATTTGATGAAAATTCCGAACAACTGCTAGATGAACATCTAACAAAATTACCAAGAATTATAGCACGTTGCGATGAAACGGAACAGTACACAGAATTGACTTTTCTTaaaggattttttaaatcattaagtaccaaaaaattgcaattatTACTCTCAATTCCtcataatttagaaatattttgcaTGTGCTTATTGTCAGCCTTAGACTTGCAAACATCCTCTGATTTACTAATCGAAGAGTATTCTTTGCGGGAAATGGATGTAGAGGGCGAATACTTAGAAAGTAGCAAATTTCCTTGgcgtaaattcaaaaatttgaatTCTGAGAGGAGTGTTAAATGCATACGCGAAATATGCCAAATTTTGGGTAAAACGCCCGTATTAAATCGCATTATTATGGATTATCTTTTGGAAATGTTACAACAGCATAATGAGGCGATGAATGAAACCCTTTTAATTCTGTTATGGTTGGCCACATCCAaagaaatgaataataaatttcagtgcAAGGATTTGAATTTGGTCAAGCAATTACTTGATGAGTTATTGGATGATAAACATTGGCATTTGGCTTTAGAACCGGATAATGTTATGCAACTTAAAGTGAATAGG CATACAGATTGGTTCATTGATCGTACTCCAGGACTTTACGAATCGGCTGTAGAAATACGAACACAAGATTGCGATTCCGATGATGAAACTGAag atttaatgcaaaaacaacaaaaagtcaCTATAATTGATGCTGAATTCAATGTACTACATACCTGCATTGTGCTGGACTGTTTGGGTCACTGTGCTTTATATGTGGGAGAAAGGTTTGatggttatatttttcaaacattgcacaatgttttattaaaacttg ccCACAGTAATTCGATGGTATATAAAGCCGCTAATTTCGCATTAGTGTCCATACAAAAATCTCTTAGATTTAATAAAGCAATTCAATTAATAGAGGGTCATATTGATTATATAACTTACCATTTAAATATGTCATTAAAGAAG acACCAGAATGTAAATCGGCTGTAGATATTCTGTCGGTGGTTTTACAATTTTCTTCTCGCAATAACCTGCCCCATTTGGAATTGATTTTTGAGACCATCTATAATGAATGTTCAAAACAATATGAATCTCATAATGTTATTTCTTATTTGAAAGTATTTAATGCCTTTTTAAAACACATTACCTCATGGATGTTATCGTGTAAATTAGAAATTAAAGATGGACAAACAATGCATATCGATGATGTGGATAATaacgaaattaatttaaatgaaaacgatttattaaatttctggCTCGATATTTTAAATGCTGCTAGAACGGTCAACGATTTTGAAGAGCAAGATGTTACTATGAAATCCTCTAGTAATTCAACTACATCGCAATATTGCGGTAACAATACAAAAGAGGAAGACGTAGTGGAAAATAATCCACAACTACCACGACATATCGTAATGATTAAATCAATATTACAGCAAGTTATAAGGCTTTTAACTTCTTCCGAGGTGCAATTACAAATTCTATCATTGGAATGTTTAACATGTGGTATACCATTGCTGCATGATTACGAAAATGAATTGCTACCCTTGATACACTCGACTTGGTCACCGCTAGTGGAGAAATTTCGTCAGAAAAATGCTTTGGTGTTAAATCGTTGTTTTTCCTTGTTGGAAATTTTGGCCACCAATGCTAAAGACTTTATCACTAAAAGAAGTTTAGA TGATGTTATACCATTCCTTAAAAATTTTCTGCAGCAAGCTGCTACACATTCAGCTAAAGAAACAATTACTGT CCAAACTCAAGAATACAAATTACAACTGAAACTGTTGCAAGAATTTCCAAATCTCATCGAATGTCTTGACTTGGATGGTAagcatttaaatgaaatttctgaaataatgtcATTATATTTGTCTATGGAACAGCCTAAAGATTTGCAAAATCAAGCCATTGAATACTTTAGGAAACTACGGCAATACAATGGtcctttaatttatttaataattattaagaaatcccatttaaaaatgtatacggATAATGTACGAACAATTCTGGAATCATTTGATACTGCGCATAAACAATAA